The proteins below come from a single Bactrocera tryoni isolate S06 unplaced genomic scaffold, CSIRO_BtryS06_freeze2 scaffold_25, whole genome shotgun sequence genomic window:
- the LOC120780732 gene encoding uncharacterized protein LOC120780732, with the protein MDETGCPTVPTRPVKTIARKGQKQVGSSTSAEKGTNVSLALAVSASGQSIPPFFLFPRVNMKEIFMPHASHGAVGVSNGSGYMNSDVFPQFMRHFIKHTGANADSPTMLLLDNHGSHLSIEAIDLALDHGFTLLSFPPKYTHKMQPLDVAVFAPFKGMMTVKHDAWKKTNIGVTFDLHHVPLLVDQCLNVMLTPKTIKSGFRTTGIYPFNPQIFTEVDFVASELSGENLFGDEEKDADNQRRVLASGDAIVTAANEEVSTSEASTSAPGFNKWCCIIVVVSCFGSTAP; encoded by the coding sequence ATGGATGAAACCGGGTGCCCGACCGTGCCAACCAGACCTGTCAAAACCATCGCGCGCAAAGGACAAAAGCAGGTCGGCTCATCAACATCTGCCGAAAAAGGCACCAATGTGTCTTTGGCTTTGGCCGTCAGCGCTAGTGGCCAGTCTATACCGCCATTCTTCCTCTTTCCCCGAGTCAACATGAAAGAGATTTTTATGCCTCATGCGAGTCATGGCGCTGTTGGTGTTTCGAACGGTTCTGGTTACATGAACTCTGACGTATTCCCTCAATTCATGCGTCATTTCATAAAGCACACCGGTGCTAATGCCGATTCGCCAACCATGTTGCTGCTGGACAACCACGGTTCGCATTTATCGATCGAGGCGATAGATTTGGCGTTGGATCATGGCTTCACGTTGCTGTCTTTTCCGCCGAAATACACGCACAAAATGCAGCCGCTAGATGTTGCGgtatttgcaccatttaaaggcaTGATGACCGTGAAGCATGATGCATGGAAAAAGACCAACATTGGTGTCACTTTCGATCTGCATCATGTGCCGCTCCTTGTCGATCAGTGCCTCAATGTTATGTTAACGCCGAAAACCATCAAATCCGGCTTCCGAACAACTGGCATCTACCCGTTCAACccgcaaattttcactgaagttgactttgTCGCTTCGGAACTGAGCGGCGAAAATTTGTTCGGTGACGAAGAGAAAGACGCCGACAATCAACGTCGAGTTCTTGCCTCTGGTGATGCCATTGTGACTGCTGCGAATGAGGAGGTGTCAACGTCGGAGGCATCGACAAGTGCCCCAGGCTTCAACAAGTGGTGCTGCATCATCGTCGTTGTCTCTTGTTTCGGCTCCACAGCTCCGTGA